DNA from Candidatus Cloacimonas acidaminovorans str. Evry:
ATTTAAAAGGTTTTTAATCAATTGCCCTTTCAAATTGTAAATTTTTAAGGTAACTTTGCCCTCTACAGCAAGATCAAAAGGAATAGTTACATCAGGATTGAAAGGATTAGGAAAAGGATTAAGCAAAGCAGTAATTTTTGGTATTATGGGATTTGTAACTCCACCAGTAGTCACTTGAACAGTATAGACAGCAGAATAGGATATACCTCCATCCAAATCTTCAATTTGTAACCAGTAATAGTAAATGCCATTACCCGGAACTTCGCTGTCCATAAACGAATAAACGACAGTAGCTGAAGTATTCGTTGCTTCAATTAGAGGACTTACTGCCATAGCTGTGGAAATTTCAGCAACTGTATTACGCAAAACACGAAATCCTGAAAGATTGGTTTCCGATTGAGTTACCCAATCCACACGCACTTTACCGTCAACCATTGGAGTAGCGGTAAAAGATGTAAGAACAACAGGCAATGTCTGACCACTTTCATCATTGAGAACAATTTGTAATTCATAAGCTGCTTTACTTCCTTTACCCAAGCCACTCATTGTGAAAATAACGGTTTTATCTGTTGTATTTATACCACCACCTCCTACAGAATGTAAGGCACCACCATTCAAACGATAACCTACATCTGTGGGATCATAGCTCAATCCGCTGTAGTAAAGAATAAAAGTTCCATTACCAATAGTAGGATTCTCAAAAGCAAGGTTATACTGCAAACCCTCTGGAGTATTTCCATAACTCATAGAAACGGTAATGATATCATTTTCAGAAGGACTAAAATTTGTGGGATCAACTTTCACAGTAGGAATTACATGTTCTTGCCCGTAAATAAATTCTCCTACATTTATTGTGGTTTCATCACTGCTATTGATTTCCGTGCTGCCCTCGCCAGGGGAAACATTATCAGTCGTTACTTCTTTAGTAGTAGAATATTCGCTGTTAAAATACTGGTCACTGGCAACTGCTTTGACCCGATAATAATAGGTTGTATTGGCACTAAGACCATTTACTGTCCAAGAAGTGGAAGTTACACTTTTATTTTCATAACCGGCAAGGAAACCGGAAAAACTGCTGTTAGTGGAAACATCCAGTAAATAACTTTCTGCACCCGAAACAGCATTCCACTTTGCCTGAATACTGGAAGTAGTATTATTTCCATCCAAGGTTGTAGGAGCAGGTAATTTTTCATTCACCGTTACTACATAAGAACAAGTGGAAGCATCTCCACTGGTAGTTAAAATATAGGTTACCGGATTAGTGAAATTATTTACAGTAGAGCCACTGATCTGAGTAGCGGTTCCAACCGTTACAATTGCCCCGGGAGCTGTGAAATTAGCTACTAAAGCAGTCCTATCAGTTCCATTAGGGACAACTACTTTGATGGTTTTATTGGTATGATCAATTGTTCCGGTTGCAGAAGGACTGCTGAAAGAATATGCAGTAATCGCAAGAGGAGTTCCCCTTAGTTCTGTAGAAGTTTCATTTGTCCCTGCAGTATAAACAGCTTGAACTTTGTAGTGATATTGCGTTCCATTGGTGACACCAGTATCCGTATAAGAATAAGTTATTTTATTGACACTACCAATATTAGTTTCATTTCTTAAAATATTGAAATAATCCAAACCACTTCCACTCGTTAAAAGACCGGCAGGATTATCCCAGGTTATGGTAACATAGTTATTGCCTACGCTATCTAAAGCTAAATTGGTCGGAGGATTATTGATAAAGTTTATGTTAAAACTATTCCGGGTTGTTAAGTTATTTTCTACACCTTCTAATTGTTCTTTTTTTACAGTAATCTTGATATCCGTTATTTTAGCAGCATATTCATGATTTATTGCTGCACCTGAAAAATAAAGACGAATATCATTGGCACTAATCCAGCTTAAGCTGCCTTTTGATAATCCGTCTAACTCTTTTAATATAGTAATATCGGAAATAGTAATGGAAGATTTAAAACTGGTATTGGTACAAGTAATCTTTACATAGGCATCACCAAGGGAACCATTATTAGCACTTGCTTCATATATATTAAGAGTACTGGGATCAATTTCTACAATTGGAGCTCCTGTAACTTTTGGAGTAGCATCACTTAAA
Protein-coding regions in this window:
- a CDS encoding fibronectin type III domain-containing protein, whose protein sequence is MQKKFFVFLVALVWSIALVGASVTLDSLEISVQGGGYPREKSTIVITMYYHVADIPEGESMYVYGMAIGVIDQAQIKWYQNADGTGTVATQNITVSQIANTIYYDPDEEGYTTSHTATFTLPAPPSNKKSFTVSGKVYAATSDDEFTYIYSGPKTSNYLVINNPPVASNVIIVEPTLARVGQTITGDYDYSDPDSDSEGTSTYRWLSCSTENGTYAAISGATSLSYTVQSSDANKYLKFEVTPVASAGQSPGTAVLSDATPKVTGAPIVEIDPSTLNIYEASANNGSLGDAYVKITCTNTSFKSSITISDITILKELDGLSKGSLSWISANDIRLYFSGAAINHEYAAKITDIKITVKKEQLEGVENNLTTRNSFNINFINNPPTNLALDSVGNNYVTITWDNPAGLLTSGSGLDYFNILRNETNIGSVNKITYSYTDTGVTNGTQYHYKVQAVYTAGTNETSTELRGTPLAITAYSFSSPSATGTIDHTNKTIKVVVPNGTDRTALVANFTAPGAIVTVGTATQISGSTVNNFTNPVTYILTTSGDASTCSYVVTVNEKLPAPTTLDGNNTTSSIQAKWNAVSGAESYLLDVSTNSSFSGFLAGYENKSVTSTSWTVNGLSANTTYYYRVKAVASDQYFNSEYSTTKEVTTDNVSPGEGSTEINSSDETTINVGEFIYGQEHVIPTVKVDPTNFSPSENDIITVSMSYGNTPEGLQYNLAFENPTIGNGTFILYYSGLSYDPTDVGYRLNGGALHSVGGGGINTTDKTVIFTMSGLGKGSKAAYELQIVLNDESGQTLPVVLTSFTATPMVDGKVRVDWVTQSETNLSGFRVLRNTVAEISTAMAVSPLIEATNTSATVVYSFMDSEVPGNGIYYYWLQIEDLDGGISYSAVYTVQVTTGGVTNPIIPKITALLNPFPNPFNPDVTIPFDLAVEGKVTLKIYNLKGQLIKNLLNENCKANSYRIVWDGKDNEGHNVSTGTYIIRMNAPNYQASHKISLIK